A section of the Bradyrhizobium oligotrophicum S58 genome encodes:
- a CDS encoding nuclear transport factor 2 family protein: MQGPLDDRDAEAYVRHLFACIDAHDWAGLSSLLDDGAVYERPGYEPFIGKLAIMQFYRHERIVASGEHLLEQVLSNGEQIACWGSFTGQDKNGRPLKVRFADVYHLSSGRIGLRRTFFDSPAL, encoded by the coding sequence ATGCAGGGACCGTTGGATGATCGGGATGCCGAAGCATATGTCCGACACCTGTTCGCGTGTATCGACGCTCACGACTGGGCTGGCTTGTCCAGCCTGCTGGACGACGGTGCCGTCTATGAGCGTCCAGGATATGAGCCCTTTATCGGCAAATTGGCCATCATGCAGTTCTATCGCCACGAGCGCATCGTGGCCTCGGGAGAGCACCTGCTTGAGCAGGTGCTGAGCAATGGCGAACAGATCGCCTGCTGGGGCAGCTTTACGGGCCAGGACAAGAATGGACGTCCCTTGAAGGTCAGATTTGCCGATGTCTATCATCTCAGCAGTGGTCGCATCGGCCTGCGGCGGACATTCTTCGACAGCCCGGCGCTCTGA
- a CDS encoding alkaline phosphatase family protein, translating into MKRVVIMILDGLRRDLVSPATTPHLADFAARAEWFEDYRTVFPSCTRVVSASVATGCIPARHGLQGNSVALIESGRLVLRDAGDPQFLQHKRRVTGSSLQVPTLAERVKTVGGQIVFSNVSPGAAYAHDPDGHGFVYHRAGSFGPGRIEVAAGERLDVTLDSRGDARMTARFIDDVLVQRRPAVGVLWLGEPDHIQHNAPLGSPDHLAVLAEADRRAAEVIAAVARQRDRGDDILLLIGSDHGHQTVEDIVDIDAALITAGLKADHLSDEILAISNGTSALIYVDSQRGPPLQSVRSFLERSDWAGQVFGPDELDRVGQAHTGGLAFAVSMRSSDVPNRFGIRGSSLAAKPALGKPDRLGCGQHGGLGTYEQAPFLMACGQGFSPGRIRKSPARVIDIAPTVLSHLGLACTGMDGEALQAAAWRSEPRAMTA; encoded by the coding sequence ATGAAGCGTGTTGTCATCATGATCCTCGACGGACTTCGACGGGACCTGGTTTCGCCTGCGACTACGCCCCATCTCGCAGATTTCGCCGCGCGCGCGGAATGGTTCGAGGACTACCGGACGGTCTTTCCTTCGTGCACACGCGTCGTGTCGGCGAGTGTTGCAACCGGATGCATTCCAGCAAGGCATGGACTGCAAGGCAACTCCGTTGCCCTGATCGAATCCGGCAGGTTGGTGCTGCGCGACGCCGGAGATCCGCAGTTTCTGCAACACAAGCGCCGGGTCACTGGATCATCACTGCAAGTGCCGACCCTGGCGGAACGCGTCAAGACGGTGGGTGGCCAGATCGTCTTCAGCAATGTGTCCCCGGGGGCTGCCTATGCCCATGATCCCGACGGGCACGGATTTGTCTATCACCGGGCCGGCTCGTTCGGACCTGGCCGCATCGAAGTCGCGGCCGGCGAGCGATTGGACGTCACGCTGGACAGCCGTGGGGACGCCAGAATGACGGCGCGCTTCATCGACGACGTTCTGGTCCAACGTCGCCCCGCGGTGGGCGTTTTGTGGCTGGGCGAACCGGACCATATACAACACAACGCGCCGCTCGGTTCTCCGGACCATCTTGCCGTTCTGGCGGAGGCGGATCGTCGGGCGGCGGAGGTGATTGCAGCCGTGGCAAGACAGCGCGACCGGGGCGATGACATCCTCCTTCTGATCGGATCGGATCACGGCCATCAAACGGTCGAGGACATCGTTGACATCGATGCGGCGCTGATCACCGCCGGTCTCAAAGCCGATCATTTGTCCGACGAGATTCTGGCCATCTCGAACGGGACCTCGGCCTTGATCTATGTCGACTCCCAGCGCGGCCCCCCGCTGCAAAGCGTGCGATCGTTTCTGGAACGCAGTGATTGGGCCGGGCAGGTCTTCGGGCCGGACGAGCTCGACCGCGTTGGACAAGCTCACACCGGCGGCCTCGCTTTTGCTGTTTCCATGCGGTCCAGCGACGTCCCCAACCGCTTCGGAATCCGCGGTTCGAGCCTCGCGGCCAAGCCTGCCCTTGGCAAGCCCGACCGACTCGGATGCGGACAGCATGGAGGGCTCGGGACCTACGAGCAGGCTCCGTTCCTGATGGCATGCGGCCAAGGCTTCAGTCCGGGTCGGATCCGCAAGTCGCCCGCGCGCGTCATCGACATCGCGCCGACGGTGCTGTCCCATCTCGGGCTGGCCTGCACAGGAATGGACGGCGAGGCCTTGCAGGCGGCAGCCTGGCGTTCTGAGCCGCGCGCCATGACGGCCTGA
- the phnA gene encoding phosphonoacetate hydrolase produces the protein MQYSSVTQPTTGSDAQIEVNGRVYNWPRVPTVIICFDGCDPDYIAAASSAGIVPALDRMRRDGFATTALAAMPTFTNPNNVSIVTGVAPAHHGVSGNFYIDRTSGQEVMMVDASPVRAPTILSAFSRAGAKVAAVTAKDKLRKALGKDLKGIVFSAEKADCCSEAENGIADVPARIGRSVPHQYSADLSLFVLDAGLKLLADYRPDLIYLSLSDYVQHAYAPHEPEALAFMAEVDQRLGALLAEGTLVGIVADHGMSDMAHADGSPNVLYLGDQLDAVFGLGRTRVICPITDPFVRHHGALGGFVRVHLLDPVLLASDVVSFLAGLPGVGLALTGDDAAARFELPPDREGDVCVIAAKGIALGARACDHELSNLAGARLRSHGGLAEQRVPFILSHRLRASQGAPDERTLRNFDIFSVALNEVDL, from the coding sequence ATGCAATATTCCTCCGTCACCCAGCCGACAACGGGTTCCGACGCGCAGATCGAAGTCAACGGACGGGTCTACAATTGGCCGCGCGTTCCCACTGTCATCATCTGCTTCGACGGCTGCGACCCCGACTATATCGCAGCGGCGAGCAGCGCGGGCATCGTCCCTGCCCTCGATCGCATGAGACGCGACGGCTTTGCGACCACGGCGCTCGCGGCGATGCCGACCTTCACCAATCCAAACAACGTTTCGATCGTCACCGGGGTCGCACCCGCGCACCACGGTGTGTCGGGCAACTTCTACATCGACCGGACGAGCGGACAGGAGGTGATGATGGTGGACGCATCGCCGGTGCGAGCACCGACGATCCTTTCCGCCTTCTCCCGTGCGGGAGCCAAGGTGGCAGCCGTGACGGCCAAGGACAAGCTCCGCAAGGCGCTTGGCAAGGACCTCAAGGGAATCGTGTTCTCTGCCGAGAAGGCGGATTGCTGCAGCGAAGCCGAGAATGGCATTGCAGACGTGCCCGCGCGGATCGGCCGCTCCGTTCCTCATCAGTATTCGGCGGACCTGTCACTGTTCGTCCTGGACGCCGGTCTCAAGCTGTTGGCGGATTATCGTCCTGATCTGATCTATTTGTCGCTGTCCGACTATGTCCAGCACGCCTACGCGCCGCACGAGCCGGAAGCCCTGGCGTTCATGGCCGAGGTGGATCAGAGGCTCGGCGCACTGCTTGCCGAGGGCACGCTTGTCGGGATCGTCGCCGATCACGGTATGAGTGATATGGCGCACGCCGATGGTTCGCCCAATGTCTTGTATCTCGGCGATCAGCTCGACGCGGTCTTCGGCCTCGGGCGAACGCGGGTGATCTGCCCCATCACCGATCCGTTCGTCCGCCATCACGGCGCGCTCGGCGGCTTCGTCCGGGTTCACCTCCTGGATCCAGTGTTGCTGGCGTCAGACGTCGTTTCGTTTCTCGCCGGGCTTCCCGGCGTCGGTCTCGCCTTGACCGGAGATGACGCGGCCGCCCGCTTCGAGCTGCCGCCCGACCGCGAGGGCGACGTCTGCGTGATCGCAGCAAAGGGAATCGCCCTGGGCGCCCGAGCGTGCGACCACGAGCTCTCCAACCTGGCGGGCGCAAGGCTGCGCTCGCATGGCGGCCTCGCCGAGCAGCGCGTCCCCTTTATCCTGTCTCATCGGCTTCGCGCGAGCCAGGGCGCGCCCGACGAGCGCACTTTACGCAATTTCGATATTTTCAGTGTCGCGCTCAATGAGGTGGACCTTTGA
- a CDS encoding amidase translates to MTSAIPHSRHQLCQMDGDPSQLTATAAASAIRELRLSATALLEACLARIAARDGEVHAFSHLAVDTGREQAFLADKAQSEGRLAGPLHGLPIGVKDVFDTIDMPSEYGSSLLRDRRPAADAAAVAILRRAGAIIIGKTTTSEFGMYHPSAARNPNDLGRSPGVSSAGSAAAVVDRMVPLALGTQHTASTVLPASFCGAYAFKPSFGFASMEGSNILVPRLAQIGYLARSVQDLCLFAGAFDPVVDGAADRIGRPPRLAVVRGPGFEQVAPEVDEALTACIGALPVAADELDLPSEFGHAIEVALGLLNAHLAARFGDLPRHLSAKLCPPLQDGIAAGIALSAKRYIELNALADRLIRLTSQLFARHDVLVTLSAPGEATRLDEGPGSGSLAMPWSLCGLPVVSLPLLCGAHGLPIGLQLIGRHGSDRELLQNAAWVAHTCRLPTRVDH, encoded by the coding sequence ATGACCAGCGCGATCCCACACAGTCGGCATCAGCTTTGCCAGATGGATGGCGATCCTTCGCAGCTGACAGCCACGGCTGCAGCTTCGGCCATACGCGAACTGCGCCTGTCCGCGACCGCACTGCTCGAGGCCTGCCTCGCTCGCATCGCGGCACGCGACGGCGAGGTCCACGCCTTCAGTCATCTCGCGGTGGACACGGGGCGGGAGCAGGCGTTCCTCGCCGACAAGGCGCAATCGGAAGGCCGGCTCGCCGGACCGCTCCACGGCCTGCCCATCGGCGTCAAGGACGTCTTCGACACGATCGACATGCCATCGGAATATGGCAGCAGCCTGCTGCGCGACCGTCGCCCGGCAGCGGACGCCGCGGCGGTCGCGATCCTCAGGCGGGCCGGCGCCATCATCATCGGCAAGACGACGACGTCGGAGTTCGGCATGTATCACCCGAGCGCTGCCCGCAATCCCAATGATCTTGGGCGATCACCTGGTGTGTCTTCGGCCGGTTCAGCCGCAGCCGTGGTCGACCGAATGGTGCCTCTTGCACTCGGGACTCAGCACACCGCCTCGACGGTGCTGCCGGCATCATTCTGCGGAGCGTATGCCTTCAAGCCGTCGTTCGGGTTTGCAAGCATGGAAGGCTCCAACATCCTGGTGCCGCGGCTTGCGCAGATCGGCTATCTCGCGAGATCCGTCCAGGATCTCTGCTTGTTTGCCGGCGCATTTGATCCTGTTGTCGACGGCGCCGCCGATCGGATCGGCCGCCCCCCGAGGCTCGCCGTGGTGCGCGGACCGGGATTCGAGCAGGTCGCTCCGGAGGTGGACGAGGCTTTGACGGCCTGCATCGGTGCGTTGCCGGTAGCAGCCGACGAACTGGATCTTCCGAGCGAGTTCGGCCATGCGATCGAGGTGGCTCTTGGCCTCTTGAACGCGCATCTGGCGGCTCGCTTCGGCGATCTGCCCCGGCATCTGTCTGCCAAGCTGTGTCCACCGCTGCAGGATGGAATTGCCGCCGGCATTGCGCTCAGCGCGAAACGTTACATCGAGTTGAACGCGTTGGCCGATCGCTTGATCAGACTGACGTCGCAGCTGTTCGCGCGGCACGATGTGCTTGTGACCCTTTCGGCGCCGGGCGAGGCGACAAGGCTCGATGAAGGTCCCGGCTCGGGGAGTCTCGCCATGCCCTGGAGCCTGTGCGGTCTGCCTGTCGTCTCACTGCCGCTGCTCTGCGGCGCCCACGGCTTGCCGATCGGTCTCCAGCTCATTGGACGCCATGGCTCTGACCGTGAGCTGCTTCAGAACGCCGCCTGGGTTGCTCACACCTGCCGCCTGCCAACACGGGTTGACCATTGA
- a CDS encoding branched-chain amino acid ABC transporter permease — protein MAMAAAVLALLPALLYPIFLVKIFCFAILAASFNFLLGFAGVMSFGQAALYGTAAYVTAHAMKEWAMSPELAMLAGITAAILLGVVMGALAIRRRGIYQAMITLAVAQMVYFVFVQSSFTHGEDGLQAVPRGVLFGLIDLRNDLAVYALAVIAFCSVHFGIKRLLSSQLGMMLVAVRDDERRALSLGQNAWGLKLFAFAIAAGCAGLAGSLSAVAFQLATLSGAHWHLSGEAVLMCLIGGLGTLGGPLAGAAVLVTMQHFLAPYGAWVQVIQGVVFATCVLTFRDGMMPRHAFAWPSRLRGASATSFAPAETFEETGRS, from the coding sequence ATGGCGATGGCCGCCGCCGTGCTCGCTCTGCTGCCGGCCCTGCTCTATCCGATATTCCTGGTCAAGATCTTCTGCTTTGCGATCCTTGCCGCGTCATTCAACTTCCTGCTCGGTTTTGCCGGCGTCATGTCGTTCGGCCAGGCGGCTCTCTACGGGACAGCCGCCTATGTGACGGCGCATGCCATGAAGGAATGGGCGATGTCCCCAGAGCTCGCGATGCTGGCCGGAATCACTGCCGCTATCCTGCTCGGCGTCGTCATGGGAGCGCTGGCGATCCGGCGGCGTGGCATCTATCAAGCCATGATCACGCTCGCCGTTGCCCAGATGGTCTATTTCGTGTTCGTCCAGTCGAGCTTCACGCATGGCGAAGACGGGCTCCAGGCGGTGCCGCGCGGTGTCCTGTTCGGTCTGATCGATCTGCGCAACGACCTCGCCGTCTATGCGCTTGCGGTCATCGCCTTCTGCTCCGTCCATTTCGGCATCAAGCGGCTGCTGTCGTCTCAGCTTGGGATGATGCTTGTCGCAGTCCGCGACGACGAGCGGCGCGCCCTGTCCCTTGGTCAGAACGCCTGGGGCCTGAAGCTGTTCGCCTTTGCGATCGCCGCCGGCTGCGCCGGCCTCGCGGGGTCACTGAGTGCAGTTGCCTTTCAGCTCGCGACCTTGTCCGGCGCACACTGGCACCTCTCCGGAGAGGCTGTTCTGATGTGCCTCATAGGCGGCCTCGGCACATTGGGCGGACCCTTGGCCGGCGCTGCGGTCCTGGTCACGATGCAGCACTTTCTCGCTCCCTATGGTGCCTGGGTGCAGGTGATCCAGGGCGTCGTCTTCGCAACATGCGTCCTGACCTTTCGTGACGGGATGATGCCTCGACACGCGTTCGCCTGGCCTTCACGGCTGCGCGGGGCCAGCGCCACCTCATTCGCACCTGCCGAGACCTTCGAGGAGACGGGCCGATCATGA
- a CDS encoding ABC transporter ATP-binding protein, protein MLDPERRQASLPLAISNLKAWYGEVQALFGIDFTVSEGEVVVLLGRNGAGKSTILRVIMGLLQRQSGQVLLQGREVRSLRPSERAHLGLGYCPEERGIFASLTVAENMALSPRLGGSGMSDDEIFELFPNLRSRTRHLGGQLSGGEQQMLAIGRILRSGARTLLLDEPTEGLAPIIIRQIEQAITALKQRGYTILLVEQNLAFVLGVADRVVAIENGLVVDNCPTSEAERIEARLSKYIAV, encoded by the coding sequence ATGCTTGATCCGGAACGAAGACAAGCAAGCCTCCCCCTTGCGATATCCAACCTCAAGGCCTGGTATGGCGAGGTCCAGGCGCTGTTCGGGATCGACTTCACCGTGTCGGAAGGCGAGGTCGTCGTGTTGCTGGGCCGCAACGGCGCGGGCAAGAGCACCATCCTGCGCGTCATCATGGGCCTGTTGCAGCGGCAGTCGGGGCAAGTGCTGCTACAGGGGAGAGAGGTGCGTTCGCTGCGTCCATCTGAGCGCGCGCATCTTGGCCTCGGTTACTGTCCGGAGGAGCGAGGGATCTTCGCCAGCCTCACCGTGGCCGAGAACATGGCGCTGTCGCCCAGGTTGGGCGGCTCCGGCATGAGCGATGATGAGATCTTCGAACTGTTTCCGAACCTGCGGTCGCGGACCCGCCATCTCGGCGGGCAGCTGAGCGGCGGCGAGCAACAGATGCTGGCGATCGGGCGGATTCTGCGATCCGGTGCCCGAACTCTGCTGCTGGACGAGCCGACGGAGGGGCTCGCACCCATCATCATCCGCCAGATCGAACAGGCGATCACGGCGCTCAAGCAGCGCGGCTACACCATCCTGCTCGTCGAACAGAACCTTGCTTTCGTGCTGGGCGTCGCTGACCGGGTTGTTGCAATCGAGAACGGATTGGTTGTCGACAATTGCCCGACCAGCGAGGCCGAGCGCATCGAAGCGCGCCTCTCCAAATACATTGCCGTGTGA
- a CDS encoding ABC transporter ATP-binding protein → MVARASLQAFEHPRAVSAPLLTDPVLKVRALTVQFKDFVALNEVSLDLRDGCIHAVIGPNGAGKSTLFNAISGFVKPTRGQIELFGRDVTAWPANRLARLGLARSFQICAIFPELSVEENMLVAQAHASPPLRLLRRRLSGDLAPHNETLLARVGLTSDRRRQARELSYGRRRLLEIATTLALKPRLLLLDEPTSGLGREDIGPVVEMIADAAQDCCVLLVEHNLKVVERLADHVTVLANGAVLSDGSYQDVARDHRVRAAYLGAAADA, encoded by the coding sequence ATGGTAGCCCGCGCCTCGCTCCAGGCTTTCGAACATCCGAGGGCTGTCTCTGCCCCGCTGCTGACCGATCCCGTGCTGAAGGTTCGTGCTCTGACGGTTCAGTTCAAGGATTTCGTCGCCTTGAACGAGGTGTCGCTCGACCTTCGGGATGGCTGCATTCACGCGGTGATCGGCCCCAATGGAGCAGGCAAGTCGACCCTGTTCAACGCGATCAGCGGCTTCGTCAAGCCGACGCGCGGCCAGATCGAATTGTTTGGACGCGACGTCACTGCCTGGCCTGCCAATCGGCTGGCCAGGCTCGGGCTGGCACGATCGTTCCAGATCTGCGCCATATTTCCCGAATTGTCGGTCGAGGAGAACATGCTGGTGGCGCAGGCCCATGCCAGCCCGCCACTCCGGCTGCTGCGCCGTCGCCTCAGCGGCGATCTCGCCCCCCATAACGAGACTCTACTGGCACGAGTTGGCCTGACCTCCGACCGACGCAGGCAGGCGCGTGAACTCTCCTATGGGCGGCGGCGCCTGCTCGAAATTGCTACCACCCTCGCCCTCAAACCTCGCCTCCTGCTTCTCGACGAGCCGACGTCGGGGCTCGGCCGGGAAGACATCGGTCCAGTCGTCGAGATGATTGCGGACGCAGCGCAGGATTGCTGCGTCCTGCTGGTGGAACACAACCTCAAGGTCGTCGAACGGCTCGCGGACCACGTCACCGTCCTGGCGAACGGAGCCGTTCTGAGCGACGGATCCTATCAAGACGTCGCGCGCGACCACCGCGTCCGCGCCGCCTATCTCGGTGCAGCCGCTGATGCTTGA
- a CDS encoding ABC transporter substrate-binding protein → MRSILLSVAFLSVSMNAALAEFSDGKVVIGVMGDQSGVVADVGGPGSILAARMAVADFGGTVDGTPIEIVTADHQNKPDIASSIAREWFDRRGVDAIVDLPHSGVVFGLIPLATDKKRSLLISGAASTDITGRYCSPYVTHWTDDTYALARGTAASLLDQGLKSWFFLTADYSFGHDLEGVAQQVVDERGGRVIGSARHPLGTADFSTLLVRARSSSAEVIALASAGADTVNAIKQAGQFGIARGGQKLAALHAFVTDINSIGPETAQNLIISTGFYWNDNDATRTFARRFFATHGRMPTREQAGVYVSVLHYLKAARAAHSDDAASVNDQMRQLPVDRFGSEAHIQANGRVTYEIGVYRVKAPAESKEPWDFYVRTATVPPSAAFRPASASGCSSQAAKAQ, encoded by the coding sequence ATGCGAAGCATTCTGCTGTCGGTTGCATTTCTATCCGTCTCGATGAACGCCGCACTGGCGGAATTCTCGGACGGCAAGGTCGTGATCGGTGTCATGGGGGATCAGAGCGGCGTGGTCGCCGACGTTGGTGGTCCTGGCTCGATCCTCGCGGCCCGGATGGCCGTTGCCGATTTCGGGGGAACCGTCGATGGCACGCCGATCGAGATCGTCACGGCAGATCATCAGAACAAGCCGGACATCGCCTCCAGCATCGCGCGCGAATGGTTTGACCGGCGCGGCGTCGACGCGATCGTCGATCTGCCGCATTCGGGTGTGGTTTTCGGATTGATCCCGCTCGCGACCGACAAAAAGCGCTCGCTCCTGATATCCGGCGCAGCTTCCACCGACATCACAGGCCGCTATTGCTCGCCCTATGTCACGCACTGGACCGACGATACCTATGCGCTGGCGCGCGGCACGGCGGCGTCGCTGCTCGACCAGGGCCTGAAGTCCTGGTTCTTCCTCACCGCGGATTATTCCTTCGGCCACGATCTGGAGGGAGTTGCCCAACAGGTCGTGGACGAGCGCGGCGGCAGGGTCATCGGCAGCGCTCGCCATCCGCTCGGCACCGCCGACTTCTCCACACTCCTGGTGAGGGCACGCAGCTCCTCCGCCGAGGTGATCGCGCTTGCCAGCGCCGGGGCCGACACGGTCAACGCCATCAAGCAAGCCGGCCAGTTCGGGATCGCGCGGGGCGGGCAGAAGCTGGCCGCGCTGCATGCCTTCGTGACGGATATCAACAGTATCGGCCCGGAGACGGCGCAGAACCTGATCATCAGCACCGGCTTCTACTGGAACGACAATGATGCGACGCGCACATTCGCCCGGCGGTTCTTTGCCACCCACGGACGGATGCCAACACGTGAACAGGCCGGCGTCTATGTCAGCGTGCTGCACTATTTGAAGGCCGCGCGGGCCGCGCACAGCGACGATGCCGCTTCTGTCAACGACCAGATGCGGCAGCTGCCGGTCGACCGCTTCGGCAGCGAAGCGCACATTCAGGCGAATGGACGGGTAACCTATGAGATCGGCGTCTATCGTGTGAAAGCGCCTGCCGAGAGCAAAGAACCCTGGGACTTCTACGTCCGCACAGCCACGGTTCCTCCGAGCGCGGCGTTCCGTCCCGCATCGGCCTCCGGCTGCAGCTCGCAGGCGGCCAAGGCGCAATAG
- a CDS encoding sugar-binding transcriptional regulator: MTTSNLKLRDGEADNADTILEDRVLVARICWYYFKEGQTQEAISQRLNMTRKRVNRILGLARESGFVQITITDPAGQRTKLEAELAARYGLMQAIVVPTPMSDPDVRSFLGAAAANYVAEQLPADGSIGITWGGTINAAAQNLRPRQGQNTKVVLLCGGLAESAPINPYDNAAMIARALGARCYYLTAPMFVDDAAFRDLIVDSEPVRSVLAMVPSLDMALLSAIDLSEQSKVLEYNVISRKTWTSLRTAGAVGDICGHYLDRNGKRVDHPLSRRTINPPWDHIHRIKHRVLAAGGLQKVAIIRAALLAGLCHVLVTDEAAAEKLLID; encoded by the coding sequence GTGACCACCTCAAACCTGAAACTGCGCGACGGCGAGGCCGACAACGCCGATACGATCCTGGAAGATCGAGTCCTGGTTGCCAGAATATGCTGGTACTACTTCAAGGAAGGGCAGACGCAGGAAGCGATATCGCAGCGGCTGAACATGACGCGGAAGCGCGTCAACCGAATCCTCGGGCTCGCGCGGGAAAGCGGCTTCGTTCAGATCACGATCACCGATCCCGCCGGTCAGCGAACGAAACTCGAGGCGGAGCTCGCTGCCCGATACGGCCTGATGCAAGCTATCGTGGTCCCGACCCCCATGAGTGATCCGGACGTAAGGTCCTTCCTCGGAGCGGCAGCTGCCAACTACGTCGCTGAACAGCTTCCCGCGGACGGCTCGATTGGGATCACCTGGGGAGGGACGATCAACGCAGCCGCCCAGAACCTGAGGCCGCGTCAGGGGCAGAACACCAAGGTTGTCCTGCTCTGCGGCGGATTGGCGGAAAGCGCGCCGATCAATCCTTACGACAACGCTGCGATGATCGCACGCGCACTCGGAGCCCGCTGTTATTATCTCACCGCGCCCATGTTCGTCGACGACGCGGCCTTTCGAGACCTCATCGTGGACAGCGAGCCGGTTCGCTCCGTGTTGGCCATGGTGCCAAGTCTGGACATGGCGCTCTTGAGCGCGATCGACCTTTCCGAGCAGTCAAAGGTGCTCGAATACAACGTCATCTCACGCAAGACCTGGACGTCGCTGCGAACGGCGGGCGCGGTCGGAGACATTTGCGGCCACTACCTCGATCGCAACGGCAAGCGGGTGGATCATCCGCTGTCGCGGCGGACCATCAACCCGCCTTGGGACCACATTCATCGGATCAAGCACCGGGTTCTGGCAGCCGGGGGACTGCAGAAGGTCGCGATCATTCGCGCCGCGCTGCTGGCCGGGCTATGTCATGTTCTGGTGACTGACGAAGCTGCGGCGGAGAAGCTGCTGATCGACTAG
- the phnY gene encoding phosphonoacetaldehyde dehydrogenase, producing MRALEPIYQPMLLAGAPADADRVIEVRNPFSGALVGTVPQAEPRQIRAAFKAAARFRPKLSRRERSDILLGTARAIASDQDRLAQLITAETGLCLRDSLHETRRACDVWSFAAHALIQNDGEIYPGDIGGNPHQRRIFSMRTPLAGVIAAITPFNHPLNLVSHKLAPAIATNNRVVLKPSEQTPLTALALGRILREQGLPEGMLSIVTGTPHDLGDCVFTDEDAELVTFTGSVRVGHQIAERAGYRRLVLELGGNDPFIVLADADVDRAAHLAVQGAVRHSGQRCTAVKRALVVEELADHFAERALHHMRQLSTGDPSDPSVDLGTVISEDAAQLIARRVAGAVAAGARLLLGGEPRGAFCPPTLLDHVSPACELVAEETFGPVLPIIRCNNDVDEIVMMANATKFGLSAAICSNRLDHVTRLIEGLAVGSVNVWEVPGYRTELTPFGGIKQSGLGHKEGILEAMRSFTQVKTYSLPWPV from the coding sequence ATGCGCGCACTTGAGCCAATCTACCAGCCGATGCTTCTGGCTGGAGCACCAGCCGACGCAGATCGCGTCATCGAAGTCAGGAATCCGTTCTCCGGCGCGCTCGTCGGGACGGTACCCCAGGCAGAGCCACGTCAAATACGGGCGGCATTCAAAGCAGCCGCACGCTTCCGCCCGAAGCTGAGCCGCCGCGAAAGGTCGGATATCCTGCTCGGGACTGCGCGTGCGATCGCAAGCGATCAAGACCGGCTCGCACAGCTCATAACTGCCGAGACCGGTCTCTGCCTGAGGGACTCCCTGCATGAAACCCGGCGCGCCTGTGACGTCTGGTCGTTTGCCGCCCATGCGCTGATTCAGAATGATGGCGAGATTTACCCTGGAGACATCGGCGGAAACCCTCATCAGCGGCGCATTTTTTCAATGCGCACGCCGCTCGCCGGGGTCATCGCGGCCATCACCCCCTTCAATCATCCGCTGAATCTGGTCAGCCACAAGCTGGCGCCGGCAATTGCGACCAACAACCGCGTGGTGCTCAAGCCATCGGAGCAGACGCCCCTGACGGCACTTGCTCTGGGCCGGATCCTCCGCGAACAAGGCTTGCCAGAGGGCATGCTCTCGATCGTGACCGGAACGCCGCACGATCTTGGAGATTGCGTATTCACCGATGAGGACGCCGAGCTCGTGACATTCACGGGGTCGGTTCGCGTCGGGCACCAGATCGCGGAACGGGCGGGTTACCGGCGGCTCGTCCTCGAACTCGGTGGGAACGATCCCTTCATCGTCCTCGCGGATGCCGACGTCGATCGGGCCGCGCACTTGGCCGTGCAGGGTGCGGTCAGACATTCCGGTCAACGCTGTACGGCCGTGAAGCGGGCGCTGGTCGTGGAGGAGCTTGCGGATCATTTCGCCGAGCGGGCCCTGCACCACATGCGGCAGCTCTCAACGGGCGACCCCAGCGACCCTTCCGTTGATCTCGGCACCGTCATCAGCGAAGACGCAGCCCAGCTGATTGCCAGACGCGTTGCCGGCGCGGTCGCGGCAGGTGCCAGGCTTCTGCTCGGCGGTGAGCCTCGCGGCGCGTTTTGTCCTCCAACCCTGCTCGATCATGTCTCGCCCGCTTGTGAGCTCGTTGCCGAGGAGACGTTCGGCCCTGTTCTGCCGATCATCCGGTGCAACAACGATGTCGACGAGATCGTCATGATGGCGAACGCGACCAAGTTTGGACTTTCCGCCGCCATCTGCTCCAACCGCCTGGATCACGTCACGAGACTGATCGAGGGGCTCGCGGTCGGCTCCGTCAACGTCTGGGAAGTTCCCGGTTATCGCACCGAGCTCACTCCATTCGGCGGCATCAAGCAATCCGGGCTGGGTCACAAGGAGGGGATACTGGAGGCGATGCGCAGCTTCACGCAGGTGAAGACCTACTCTCTGCCGTGGCCGGTCTAG